In the Plectropomus leopardus isolate mb chromosome 5, YSFRI_Pleo_2.0, whole genome shotgun sequence genome, one interval contains:
- the zgc:153184 gene encoding capZ-interacting protein isoform X2 has product MEDSPSKPSVAELAGRFKGHILPMPTSNDELPFRRRPPCSLKLQNQKDDEESDKTAVSPNPFKIKVKNSAIIEKLQANLALSPTALLPSPKSPEVKLQPAPLSPTTPCSPQSPLSPTRQSTHLSSEEEDPISFDSPPEGNPLPSFNKTRARLSFKRRPPTRQHRRSAGEEAGAFGNTLSPSELYSPKENGDMDQVFECGQQASLQEAEEDRDSDKTEEEVAKSDPDDRGDPEEEQEAEQNQNVEALEEEQQSSDPCPAKETEEEMPQEEN; this is encoded by the exons GATTCTCCATCCAAGCCATCTGTGGCTGAGCTGGCTGGAAGGTTCAAAGGTCACATTTTACCAATGCCCACCTCAAATGATGAG CTACCATTTCGAAGAAGACCCCCATGTTCTCTAAAGCTGCAAAATCAAAAAGATGATGAAGAATCTGAT AAAACTGCTGTCTCACCAAACCCTTTTAAAATCAAGGTGAAGAACTCTGCCATCATTGAGAAACTTCAG GCCAATCTTGCTCTGTCACCCACTGCTCTGCTGCCTTCGCCCAAGAGTCCTGAGGTGAAGCTCCAGCCAGCGCCTTTGTCCCCCACCACACCCTGTAGCCCGCAGAGCCCCCTGAGCCCCACCCGGCAGTCCACACATCTGTCCAGTGAAGAGGAGGATCCAATCAGCTTTGACAGCCCTCCTGAGGGCAACCCGCTGCCGAGCTTCAACAAG ACTCGTGCACGACTATCATTTAAAAGGCGCCCGCCCACAAGACAGCACAGGAGGTCAGCTGGAGAGGAGGCGGGAGCCTTTGGAAATACTCTGTCCCCAAGTGAACTGTACAGCCCAAAAGAAAATGGGGACATGGACCAGGTTTTCGAATGTGGACAGCAGGCAAGTCTTCAAGAAGCTGAAGAGGACAGAGACTCTGACAAAACAGAGGAAGAGGTAGCAAAGAGTGATCCAGATGACAGGGGAGATccggaggaggagcaggaagcaGAACAAAACCAGAATGTGGAGGCTTTGGAGGAGGAACAGCAGTCTTCAGATCCTTGCCCTGCtaaggagacagaggaggagatgcCTCAAGAGGAGAACTGA
- the LOC121943242 gene encoding TPA-induced transmembrane protein, whose amino-acid sequence MDIELQPIKTNGNDGAAHLSNERVPASNGDGAAYRISDATETCGLLSVQTAGCNGETAPSAPLAEVQGNLGNTYNPQEDSTVCRVKKELNEIVFLKVRLWMIIIFIFLLIFAVIMISLAVCSAIHEDVDENFDRSLFKVPQYLNGSFQLPHLVFTEELSTFSSNESQTLAAELQEKLADLYRSSPALGRYFSRAEIYAFRNGSVIAEYQLTFLMPQEQEDQLRNFTLSKEMVYNVLRQFLYDQEPNESGEMYIDPDSLNMFLRH is encoded by the exons ATGGACATTGAGCTGCAACCCATCAAGACGAATGGGAACGACGGAGCAGCACATTTGTCAAACGAACGT GTGCCAGCAAGTAATGGAGATGGTGCAGCCTACAGGATCTCTGATGCAACAGAGACATGTGGGTTGCTTTCTGTACAG aCTGCAGGATGTAACGGGGAGACGGCACCCTCTGCCCCTTTAGCAGAAGTTCAAGGGAATCTGGGAAATACTTACAATCCTCAGGAG GATAGCACTGTGTGCAGGGTGAAGAAAGAGCTGAATGAGATTGTCTTCTTGAAAGTCAGACTATGGAtgatcatcatcttcatcttcctTCTCATCTTTGCTGTGATTATGATATCACTGGCTGTGTGCTCAG CAATCCATGAGGATGTGGATGAGAACTTTGACCGTTCGTTGTTTAAAGTTCCTCAGTACCTCAATGGCAGCTTCCAGCTGCCCCATCTGGTCTTCACAGAGGAGCTTTCTACCTTCTCCTCCAATGAAAGTCAAACACTTGCTGCTGAACTTCAAGAAAAG CTGGCTGACCTCTATAGATCCTCCCCTGCTCTGGGACGATACTTCTCCAGAGCTGAGATATATGCTTTTAG GAATGGCTCAGTCATCGCTGAGTACCAGCTGACATTTCTCATGCCTCAAGAGCAGGAAGATCAGCTGAGAAACTTCACTCTGAGCAAGGAGATGGTGTACAATGTGCTCAGACAGTTTCTATACGACCAAGAGCCAAATGAGTCAGGGGAAATGTACATTGATCCAGATTCCCTGAACATGTTTTTAAGGCACTAG
- the guca1c gene encoding guanylyl cyclase-activating protein 3 produces the protein MGAHSSNLDDLMEEDMHHWYTKFMRESPSGLITLFELKTMLEMSGMTEEASSYVDQVFFTFDMDGDGYIDFVEYIAAISLLLKGEINQKLKWYFKLFDQDGNGKIDKEELETIFKAIQDITRSYDIPPEDIVTLIYEKIDVKGEGELTLEEFISGARDHPDIMDMLTKMMDLTNVLEIILKGQQRKAVN, from the exons ATGGGTGCCCACAGCTCCAACCTGGATGATCTCATGGAAGAGGACATGCACCACTGGTATACCAAATTCATGAGGGAATCTCCATCAGGGCTCATAACACTCTTTGAGCTCAAGACTATGCTTGAAATGAGCGGTATGACAGAAGAGGCCAGCAGCTATGTGGACCAGGTCTTCTTTACCTTTGACATGGATGGG GATGGCTACATAGACTTTGTGGAATACATCGCAGCAATAAGTTTATTACTGAAAGGAGAAATTAACCAGAAGCTGAAGTGGTACTTCAAGCTCTTTGATCAAGATGGAAATGGGAAAATTGACAAGGAGGAACTGGAGACCATATTCAAG GCTATTCAAGATATCACCAGAAGTTACGACATTCCTCCAGAGGATATTGTAACGCTTATATACGAGAAGATTGATGTCAAAGGCGAAG GTGAGCTGACGCTGGAGGAGTTCATCAGTGGAGCCAGGGATCATCCCGACATCATGGATATGCTCACTAAGATGATGGATCTTACCAACGTCCTGGAAATAATTCTCAAAGGTCAACAGAGGAAAGCTGTAAACTGA
- the LOC121943377 gene encoding mid1-interacting protein 1-B-like produces the protein MQSAEAKFNKNSLLLALKRYSSAVSDMEQTILLPSLLRDVPSDEMWECEAAEESCRDLYSNYLMLKAIRNTVESSMGLLDAHKVKNNTALNKTLEPLLDTNPEALFCFHMRGLFSVMSDLTKKTQSLTEKYMDIIGVAN, from the coding sequence ATGCAGTCTGCCGAAgccaaattcaacaaaaacagcCTGCTCTTGGCTTTGAAACGATACAGCTCAGCTGTTAGCGACATGGAGCAAACCATTCTCCTGCCGAGCCTGCTGCGAGATGTGCCCTCTGATGAGATGTGGGAATGTGAAGCAGCAGAGGAGTCCTGCAGAGACCTGTACAGCAACTATCTGATGCTCAAAGCCATAAGAAACACAGTGGAGAGCAGCATGGGTCTTCTGGATGCCCACAAGGTCAAGAACAACACAGCGCTCAACAAGACCCTGGAGCCTCTCTTGGACACAAACCCTGAAGCTCTCTTCTGCTTCCATATGAGGGGACTGTTTTCTGTGATGAGTGACCTCACCAAGAAGACTCAGAGCCTCACTGAGAAATATATGGACATTATCGGAGTGGCAAATTAA
- the ndufc2 gene encoding NADH dehydrogenase [ubiquinone] 1 subunit C2: MGLLPDEAKSLPPPGVVNRNSFWLSGVGWCSAMLHNAMNHRPPLKSGVHRQVLLATIGWFIGYHLTKYENYTYARLDRDMNEYIKLHPEEFAPKEKKTFAEIVEPFHPVR, encoded by the exons ATGGGGCTCTTACCAGACGAGGCAAAGTCTCTCCCTCCTCCGGGAGTCGTCAACAGGAACTCTTTCTGGCTGTCCGGTGTAGGCTGGTGTTCCGCGATGCTTCATAATGCCATGAACCACAGGCCGCCGCTAAAATCAG gTGTTCACCGACAAGTCCTATTGGCAACAATTGGTTGGTTCATTGGTTACCACCttacaaaatatgaaaactaCACTTACGCCAGACTTGATCGGGATATGAACGAGTATATCAAACTGCACCCAGAGGAGTTTGCACCAAAGG aaaaaaagacctTTGCAGAGATTGTCGAGCCATTCCATCCTGTGCGCTAA
- the rab30 gene encoding ras-related protein Rab-30 — protein sequence MSMEDYDYLFKIVLIGNAGVGKTCLVRRFTQGLFPPGQGATIGVDFMIKTVEIKGEKVKLQIWDTAGQERFRSITQSYYRSANALILTYDITCEDSFRCLPEWLREIEQYANNQVVTILVGNKIDLAEKREVLRQRAEDFAEAQSMLYLETSAKESDNVEKLFLDLACELIREAKQNKLDNNDTAPVPGEGKTISYLTCCNLN from the exons ATGAGCATGGAAGATTATGACTACCTGTTCAAAATAGTTCTGATAGGAAATGCTGGAGTTGGGAAGACATGTCTTGTCCGGCGCTTTACTCAG ggCCTTTTCCCACCTGGACAAGGGGCAACTATTGGAGTGGATTTCATGATTAAAACAGTGGAAATCAAAGGGGAGAAGGTTAAg CTGCAGATATGGGACACAGCTGGACAGGAGAGATTTCGCTCCATTACTCAGAGTTATTACCGTAGTGCCAACGCCCTCATTCTTACGTACGACATTACCTGTGAGGACTCCTTCAGGTGCCTTCCAGAGTGGCTGAGGGAGATTGAGCAGTATGCCAACAACCAGGTGGTGACTATATTAGTCG GTAATAAAATAGATCtggcagagaagagagaggtTCTCAGACAGAGGGCTGAAGACTTCGCTGAGGCTCAGAGCATGCTCTATTTGGAGACCTCAGCCAAAGAGTCCGACAATGTTGAAAAACTTTTCCTCGACCTGGCCTGCGAACTCATTCGAGAGGCCAAGCAGAACAAGCTTGACAACAATGACACTGCCCCAGTGCCCGGTGAGGGTAAAACCATCAGTTACTTGACCTGCTGCAACCTCAATTAG